CCACGACCGCGGGACCTTCGACCCGGTCCGCACCGGCATCGCCCTCCTGGTCACCGCCCGCGCCTCCTGGTCCGGCTTCGCCTGGCGCCCCGACCACTGGATCGACAAGCTCACCGGCTCCGCCCGGGTCCGCACCCTGATCGACGCGGGCGCGGACGCCGACGAGGTCGTGGCCGCCTGGGCCGACGACCTGGCGGCCTTCCGGGCGGTGCGGCGGGAGCATCTGCTGTACCGGTGACGGAGGTCGCCCCCGCACAGGCCGAAATGCGCCGCCGAGGTCTGGGACTGGCCGGATCCGGGCATGCTGCCGGGGGGTTGCGGGACGCGGACCCCTGGGCGCTTCCTCGACGGGGAGGGACGGGCGGGCCGTGAGCGGGATGAGTGTGGATCCGTACCGGGAGATCGTCTTCGACAAGGACGGGGACGGTCCGGCCGGGCAGGCGGCCGAGCTGGTCGCGCTGGCGCGGCGGGGGGTGACGGATCTGGTGGTGTTCGCGCACGGCTGGAACAACTCGCCGTCCGGGGCCACCCGGTTGTACGCGGACTTCTTCGCGCCGTTCCCGGGGCTGCTGGCCCCGGGGGTGGAGGCGGGGTACGCGGGCGTGGTGTGGCCCTCGATGATGTTCAGCGACGAGCCGGTGCCGGACTTCCGGGCGCTGGTGACGACGCTGCCGGAGAAGGAGCGGACGATCGTCCGGCTCACCGAGCTGGTGGCGCTGGCCCCGGCCGAGGAGGCGGCGTTCGCGGAGTTCGGGGCGCTGCTGCGGGAGCTGGCGGACGTCGGCGGGGAGGGGGTCGCCGCGGACGGCGCGGTGCCGGACTTCCTGCTCGCGGACCCGGTGGAGACCTGTGCCGTGTTCACCGGCGCGCTGACGGCGGAGGTGCCGGAGACGCTGCTCGGGGACGGGCTCGGCCGGCTGTGGAAGGGCGGTCGCGAGGCGCTGCGGCAGGCCGCGTACTACGTGATGAAGAAGAGGGCGGGGCACGTCGGCGAGCGGGGGCTCGGGCCGCTGCTCGCCGAGGTGGCGCGGGCGGCGCCGGGACTGCGGGTGCACCTGGTGGGGCACAGCATGGGCGCCCGGCTCGTCGCGTACGCGCTGCGCGGGCTGCCGGGGGCGCTGCGGCCGGTCCGGTCGATGACACTGCTCCAGGGCGCCTTCTCGCACTACGCGTTCGCGGCCCGGCTGCCGCACGATCCGGGGCGGGCGGGGGCGCTGAAGGACCTGCAGCTGCGGGTGCGGGGGCCGGTGGTGGCCTGTCACTCGCGGCACGACACCGCGCTCGGGCTGCTGTATCCGCTGGCCTCCCGGGCGGCCCGGGACTCGGCGTCGCTCGCGGGGCCGCTGGGGCGGCTGGTGGTGCGCGACCCGCGGTGGGGGGCGATCGGCTGGGACGGCGTCCAGGGCGTGCCGGGGGCGGCGCGGCGGGTGCTGGCCACGGTGCTGCGGGACGGGGTTCCGGCCTCGGGGTGCGTGAGCGTGGACGTGGCGGAGGCGGTCCGCTCGCACAGCGACATCCTGCGTCCGGAGCTGGCCGGGGTGGTGGTCTCGGCGGCTCGGATCGGCCGCCGGTAGCGCGCGGCCGATGGCGTCTTCTCGCCAGAAGGCGCCCGTTCCGCCACCGGGCGGAACACGGGGAGGCCGCCGTTCGTCCCTCTGGTACCGCGGATGCGCGAAGGACCGCGAAGGACCAGCGACGGAGGTGGCGAGCGATGGCCGGTTTCCGGAGTCTCGCGAGACAGGTGCGCGACCAGGGGTGCGACACGGCACTGCGCAGATACTCGCTGCGCAAGTGCCTGGAGCGGTTCGCCCCCTACGGGCACCGGGCGACCTGGGACCACCTGTGCCGCAGGCACGGGTTCGGACCCGACGACCGGGAGCTCGATCCGGCGCGGCTGGTGGCCGCCCTGGAGGAGCTGGAGGAGGCGCGGACGGTCTGGCTGGCGTACGAGAAGGAGTTCGCCGCCCGGCGCCGGCGCGAGAAGCACGGCGGCCTGCGCGCCCTGGGGGCGCCGGACGACTGGCACCGGGCCGTGTGGGGCGGCAACGGGGTGGTGCGCTGCGGCGATCCGGCGGTCCATCCGACGGATCCGCTGCCCGAGGTGGTGCGGCGGCTGGTCACGGCGCTGAAGGACGACCCGGGCGAGGCGTGCCCGGTCTGCGCGGGGGCGCGGATCGCGTGGGCCGGCGAACCGGGTGAGGAGACCTGGTACGGACCGGTGTGCGGGGACTGCGGGGTCGAGGTGCCCCGGGCGGTCCTCACACCGGGGGCGCTGGCCCGGGCCCGGGAGGTACGCGGCCGGCCACTGGTCTCCGCGGCGTGACACGGCCGGGAGCGGCCCCTCCGCTCCAGGCGGCGCTGAACGGCACGCGGGGGCCCGGGGAGTCGGCGGCGGTGCCGCGCGATCCGGCGGCGCTCGCCGAGGCCGCGACGGAGGCGGTGGCGGCGGGAGCCCACGAGGTGCGGCTGCGGCCCCGGACGCCGTGCGGCGCGGGTTCGCTCTCGCCCCGGGTCGTGGGGCCCGCGCTGGCGGCGGTGCGACGGCTCGTCCGCGTCCCGGTGACGGTGCCGGCGGACGCGTGGGCCGAGCCCGATCCGGAGCGGCGGGTCGCGCGGATCCGCTCCTGGGAGACGCTGCCGGAGCTGGCCTGGGTGGCCTGGCACGAGCCGGGCGCCGAGGAGACGGCGGCGGCGCTGCTGGCGCGCGGGGTGGCG
The Streptomyces roseofulvus genome window above contains:
- a CDS encoding serine-threonine protein kinase; amino-acid sequence: MSVDPYREIVFDKDGDGPAGQAAELVALARRGVTDLVVFAHGWNNSPSGATRLYADFFAPFPGLLAPGVEAGYAGVVWPSMMFSDEPVPDFRALVTTLPEKERTIVRLTELVALAPAEEAAFAEFGALLRELADVGGEGVAADGAVPDFLLADPVETCAVFTGALTAEVPETLLGDGLGRLWKGGREALRQAAYYVMKKRAGHVGERGLGPLLAEVARAAPGLRVHLVGHSMGARLVAYALRGLPGALRPVRSMTLLQGAFSHYAFAARLPHDPGRAGALKDLQLRVRGPVVACHSRHDTALGLLYPLASRAARDSASLAGPLGRLVVRDPRWGAIGWDGVQGVPGAARRVLATVLRDGVPASGCVSVDVAEAVRSHSDILRPELAGVVVSAARIGRR